A genomic segment from Bradyrhizobium sp. ISRA430 encodes:
- a CDS encoding GNAT family N-acetyltransferase: MSVAANYSVDEHLRDGSPVQIRALRSEDEAAMLAALEQTSIQSLQRRFFAMKRHFSDKERAFFMDIDFRSHVALVALAEQAGQKAIVGGGRYIVFEPGRAEMAFVVVDNWQARGIGSILMRHLIGLAGDAGLRELTAEVLPENSAMLRVFSKFGFKPVSGRDPQTVHLKLELA; encoded by the coding sequence GTGTCAGTCGCCGCCAATTACAGCGTGGACGAGCACTTGCGCGACGGCAGCCCGGTCCAAATCCGGGCGCTCCGGTCGGAGGACGAAGCCGCTATGCTGGCAGCATTGGAGCAGACCAGCATCCAGTCGCTGCAGCGCCGCTTCTTCGCGATGAAGCGCCATTTCTCCGACAAGGAGCGCGCCTTCTTCATGGACATCGATTTCAGGTCTCATGTCGCGCTGGTTGCGCTCGCGGAGCAAGCCGGCCAAAAGGCTATCGTCGGAGGCGGTCGGTATATTGTCTTCGAGCCAGGGCGCGCCGAGATGGCATTCGTCGTCGTAGACAATTGGCAGGCGCGAGGCATTGGTTCGATTCTGATGCGCCATCTCATCGGGCTCGCCGGGGATGCAGGACTAAGGGAATTGACAGCAGAAGTGCTGCCCGAGAATTCAGCAATGCTTAGAGTATTCAGCAAGTTCGGCTTCAAGCCCGTCTCGGGCCGCGACCCGCAAACGGTCCATTTGAAGCTCGAGCTCGCGTAA
- a CDS encoding YdeI/OmpD-associated family protein yields MVRKKQQAPLVFKNASKLGDWLEKHHGTATELWVRIFKSDTGVPSVTWNDCVIESIRVGWIDGQMKPFDDTSYLQRLTPRKVNSNWSAKNCRHATTLIAEGRMLPAGLAQVEAARSDGRWNTAYAGSADMTIPQDFLDALEHMPAAKAFFATLDRRNLYSIYYRLHTAKKPETRARRIAQIVAKLDRGEKFH; encoded by the coding sequence ATGGTTCGCAAAAAGCAGCAAGCCCCGTTGGTATTTAAGAACGCATCCAAGCTTGGGGACTGGCTTGAGAAGCACCATGGCACTGCGACCGAACTCTGGGTGCGGATCTTCAAATCAGACACGGGCGTGCCGTCGGTGACGTGGAACGATTGCGTTATTGAGTCCATCCGCGTCGGTTGGATCGATGGCCAGATGAAACCTTTCGACGACACGTCGTACTTGCAACGACTTACCCCGAGGAAGGTGAATTCCAATTGGTCGGCCAAGAACTGCCGTCATGCAACAACCCTGATCGCGGAAGGGCGGATGCTTCCCGCTGGATTGGCTCAGGTCGAAGCGGCCAGGTCGGATGGACGATGGAACACCGCATACGCGGGCTCAGCGGACATGACTATCCCGCAAGACTTTCTCGACGCCTTGGAGCACATGCCCGCGGCGAAAGCGTTCTTCGCGACGCTCGATCGCAGAAATCTCTATTCAATCTACTATCGCCTTCATACAGCGAAGAAGCCCGAGACGCGCGCCAGGCGGATCGCGCAAATTGTTGCGAAACTGGATCGTGGCGAGAAGTTTCACTGA